One Phycisphaerae bacterium DNA segment encodes these proteins:
- the proB gene encoding glutamate 5-kinase encodes MPSTQVRQKIVRSARRVVVKVGTNVLTDSSGRLDPRVIASLCRQVSRLIESGRQMVVVSSGAVGAGVGLLRLPGRPKDLAMLQASAAVGQGMLMKIFERNFARHGRHAAQILVTRSDFEDRRRYVNIRRTLDALHRVGAVPIINENDTVAVDELRFGDNDLIAALTANLVQA; translated from the coding sequence ATGCCAAGCACACAGGTTCGCCAGAAGATCGTGCGGTCGGCCCGGCGGGTGGTGGTCAAGGTGGGCACCAACGTGCTGACCGATTCATCCGGGCGGCTTGACCCGCGGGTAATCGCCTCGTTGTGCCGGCAGGTGTCGCGGCTGATCGAGTCCGGCCGGCAGATGGTGGTGGTCTCGAGCGGCGCGGTGGGCGCGGGCGTCGGACTGTTGAGGCTGCCCGGCCGGCCCAAGGACCTGGCGATGCTCCAGGCGTCCGCCGCGGTCGGCCAGGGCATGTTGATGAAGATCTTCGAGCGCAACTTCGCCCGCCACGGCCGTCACGCCGCGCAGATCCTGGTGACGCGATCGGACTTCGAGGACCGTCGGCGTTACGTGAACATCCGGCGGACGCTCGATGCGCTGCACCGGGTGGGCGCGGTGCCGATCATCAACGAGAACGACACCGTCGCGGTGGATGAGCTGCGGTTCGGCGACAACGACCTGATCGCGGCGCTGACCGCGAACCTGGTGCAGGC
- a CDS encoding 3-deoxy-D-manno-octulosonic acid transferase, which yields MGAAQSVLLDIGYALAGLAFLPVVIYRAIFAGRYRHGWGSRFGAAPRRHTDRPCIWIHAVSVGEVNAIRTLVERLRQQFPGHEVLISTTTDTGFDRAAAVFGRDRVFFFPFDFSWVMRRAFDRLRPSAVLLVELEVWPNLVAEAKRRSVPVAVVNGRITERSLRRYRLAGPLVRRLFQRIDLVMVQDEIYRRRFLEIGAPADRIVETGSLKWDTAKPEQGAGGEEALSAIAEALGLERGKPIMVAGSTAETVEEEAIVRAYQQARVRHADLQLVIAPRKPERFDQVARLIRSRGFKVVRRSEHPDGTRLERPGSLVASAVVLLDTIGELRRLYAMASVVVVGRTFVPLGGSDVMEIAALGKAMILGPHTENFADAVNKLLESEAAVQVDSVEKLAGQVERLLGDRALLEEIGERARQVVISQQGATDRTARHVCELLGYEFDATGRAVATPRPGAAGA from the coding sequence ATGGGCGCAGCGCAGTCGGTTCTTCTTGATATCGGGTACGCGTTGGCGGGACTGGCGTTCCTGCCGGTGGTGATCTACCGGGCGATCTTCGCCGGTCGGTACCGTCACGGCTGGGGCAGCCGGTTCGGGGCGGCGCCGCGGCGCCACACGGATCGGCCGTGCATCTGGATCCACGCGGTGAGCGTGGGCGAGGTCAACGCGATCCGGACGCTGGTGGAACGGCTTCGGCAGCAGTTTCCGGGCCATGAGGTTCTGATTTCGACCACCACCGACACGGGTTTCGACCGGGCGGCGGCGGTGTTCGGGCGGGATCGGGTGTTCTTTTTTCCGTTCGATTTCTCGTGGGTGATGCGTCGGGCCTTCGACCGGCTGCGGCCGAGCGCGGTTCTGCTGGTGGAGTTGGAGGTCTGGCCGAACCTGGTGGCTGAGGCCAAGCGGCGGTCGGTGCCGGTGGCGGTGGTCAACGGCCGGATCACCGAGCGCTCGCTGCGGCGCTATCGGTTGGCCGGACCGCTGGTGCGGCGGCTGTTTCAGCGGATCGACCTGGTGATGGTGCAGGATGAGATTTACCGGCGGCGGTTCCTGGAGATTGGCGCGCCGGCCGATCGGATCGTCGAGACCGGCTCGCTGAAGTGGGACACGGCCAAGCCGGAACAAGGGGCGGGCGGCGAGGAGGCGCTGTCGGCGATCGCCGAGGCGCTGGGACTCGAACGGGGCAAGCCGATCATGGTCGCCGGCTCGACGGCTGAGACCGTCGAGGAGGAGGCGATCGTGCGGGCCTATCAGCAGGCGCGGGTGCGCCACGCCGATCTGCAGTTGGTGATCGCCCCGCGCAAACCGGAGCGGTTCGACCAGGTGGCCCGGCTGATCCGGTCGCGAGGGTTCAAGGTGGTGCGTCGGTCGGAGCATCCGGACGGCACGCGGCTGGAGCGGCCCGGTTCGCTGGTCGCCAGCGCGGTGGTGCTGCTGGACACGATCGGCGAGCTGCGTCGGCTTTACGCGATGGCGAGCGTGGTGGTGGTGGGCCGGACGTTCGTGCCGCTGGGCGGATCGGACGTGATGGAGATCGCAGCGTTGGGCAAGGCGATGATCCTGGGCCCGCACACCGAGAACTTCGCCGATGCGGTGAACAAGCTGCTCGAGAGCGAAGCGGCGGTGCAGGTCGACAGCGTCGAGAAGCTGGCGGGCCAGGTCGAACGGCTGCTGGGCGATCGGGCGCTGCTGGAGGAGATCGGCGAGCGGGCGCGGCAGGTGGTGATCTCACAGCAGGGGGCGACGGACCGGACGGCGCGGCACGTGTGCGAGCTGCTCGGCTACGAGTTCGACGCGACGGGTCGGGCGGTGGCGACGCCGCGGCCGGGCGCAGCGGGAGCGTAA
- a CDS encoding polyprenyl synthetase family protein, whose protein sequence is MHRTDQTTTPSPALGDLARAVAGPLEQVRCLLDRHTRDDDPQFQQLADHLAAYRGKMLRPVMLLLAARVFGEPNARHVNYAAAIELLHMATLIHDDVLDEAAVRRGRPAVSRLWGNEASVLLGDYLLSQAFELCGRGEDLDAIRATARASAQMCRGELAQCLRRSRWDMTEPEYFQIIELKTASLYRLCGYLGGRLAGAGEADTAALADFGWTIGVAFQIADDLLDLVGSEQQTGKTLGRDLAQGKPTLPIIHALAVAGPADQARLQELLGASAGDNGSGNTLSAKGILALLERTGSIQYAQDRARRLGAEARGRLDRLDQGPAREALERLADFVVERSW, encoded by the coding sequence ATGCATCGGACCGACCAGACGACAACTCCTTCTCCCGCCCTGGGCGATCTGGCCCGCGCCGTCGCCGGTCCGCTCGAACAGGTGCGCTGCCTGCTTGACCGGCACACCCGGGACGACGATCCCCAGTTTCAGCAGCTCGCCGATCATCTGGCCGCCTACCGCGGCAAGATGCTGCGGCCGGTGATGCTCCTGCTGGCCGCCCGGGTCTTCGGCGAGCCCAACGCCAGACACGTCAACTACGCCGCCGCCATCGAGCTGCTCCACATGGCCACCCTCATCCATGACGACGTGCTCGACGAGGCCGCCGTGCGGCGCGGCCGGCCCGCCGTCTCGCGGCTCTGGGGCAACGAGGCCAGCGTCCTGCTGGGCGACTACCTGCTCAGCCAGGCCTTCGAGCTCTGCGGACGCGGCGAAGACCTCGACGCGATCCGCGCCACCGCCCGCGCCTCAGCCCAGATGTGCCGCGGCGAACTGGCCCAGTGCCTCCGCCGCAGCCGATGGGACATGACCGAGCCCGAGTACTTCCAGATCATCGAGCTCAAAACGGCCAGCCTCTATCGCCTTTGCGGATACCTGGGCGGACGGCTGGCCGGGGCCGGCGAAGCCGATACCGCCGCCCTGGCCGACTTCGGCTGGACTATCGGTGTCGCCTTTCAGATCGCCGACGACCTGCTGGACCTGGTCGGCAGCGAACAACAGACCGGAAAAACTCTTGGCAGGGACCTGGCCCAGGGCAAACCGACCCTCCCGATCATCCACGCCCTGGCCGTCGCCGGCCCTGCCGATCAGGCCCGCCTCCAGGAGCTTCTGGGCGCCTCAGCGGGCGACAACGGGTCCGGTAACACGTTGTCCGCCAAAGGGATTCTTGCTTTGCTGGAGCGGACCGGCAGCATACAATATGCGCAGGACAGGGCACGCCGCCTCGGCGCCGAGGCCAGGGGCCGCCTGGACCGGTTGGACCAGGGTCCCGCCAGAGAAGCCCTGGAACGATTGGCTGACTTTGTGGTGGAGCGGTCATGGTAG
- a CDS encoding tetratricopeptide repeat protein, which yields MVEPASSARDPDGVLERLFGSRLFGSLFLILAMVLAVVAVAGLVFAFLAVLPAVPEDYHFLAVLGGVFLTVISVGLAALVFLAAVLVRLRRESMRHLGRFVPPVQVSGSSGSLDGRVVAEHLAQLNEAMVRTADLLHEINENTLLDQEGRARKYELLARTQREEAFRQVERHVRDRNWAQARAVLEGLEHKYPGNHDVRQHLTRLDGLRKAAFDEDYARVKKRIDDLIAISAWDKAAIQAEALLEQHPDSERAKELVIHVSQQRQKFRDEQLKRISADIQKNVTRKHWNEALQAARQLLERYPDSVEAEAVENQIPTLEKNAEIERRQQLEEQIRDLVQRRNFIQAVELARHVIETYPDSPQASALAQQMARFEDLARQQEKELQL from the coding sequence ATGGTAGAGCCGGCGTCCTCAGCCCGCGATCCCGACGGCGTCCTGGAACGCCTCTTTGGCTCCCGTCTCTTCGGCTCTCTCTTCCTGATCCTGGCGATGGTCCTGGCGGTGGTGGCCGTGGCGGGCCTGGTCTTCGCCTTTCTGGCCGTCCTGCCCGCCGTTCCCGAGGACTATCACTTCCTGGCGGTTCTGGGGGGGGTTTTTCTGACGGTGATCAGCGTGGGTCTGGCCGCGTTGGTGTTCCTGGCGGCTGTGCTCGTGCGACTCCGCCGCGAGTCGATGCGGCATTTGGGACGCTTCGTCCCTCCGGTCCAGGTCTCCGGGAGCAGCGGTTCGCTGGACGGCCGCGTCGTGGCTGAGCACCTGGCCCAGCTCAATGAGGCGATGGTTCGCACCGCCGACCTGCTCCACGAGATCAACGAGAACACCCTCCTGGACCAGGAGGGCCGGGCCCGGAAATACGAGCTTCTGGCCCGCACTCAGCGGGAGGAGGCGTTCCGCCAGGTCGAACGCCACGTCCGCGACCGGAACTGGGCCCAGGCCCGGGCCGTGCTGGAGGGCCTGGAGCACAAGTATCCCGGCAACCACGACGTCCGCCAGCACCTGACCCGGCTGGACGGGCTTCGCAAGGCGGCCTTCGATGAGGACTACGCCCGCGTCAAAAAGCGCATCGACGACCTGATCGCCATCAGCGCGTGGGACAAGGCCGCGATCCAGGCCGAAGCCCTCCTCGAGCAGCATCCGGACTCGGAGCGGGCCAAGGAACTGGTCATCCACGTCTCGCAGCAGCGCCAGAAGTTCCGCGACGAGCAGCTCAAGCGCATTTCGGCCGACATCCAGAAGAACGTTACCCGCAAGCACTGGAACGAAGCCCTCCAGGCCGCCCGGCAGCTCCTGGAGCGCTACCCCGACAGCGTCGAGGCCGAGGCCGTCGAAAACCAGATCCCCACCCTCGAGAAGAACGCCGAAATCGAACGCCGCCAACAACTTGAAGAGCAGATCCGGGATCTCGTCCAGCGCCGCAACTTCATCCAGGCGGTGGAACTGGCCCGCCACGTCATCGAAACCTACCCCGACAGCCCCCAAGCCAGCGCCCTGGCCCAGCAGATGGCCCGCTTCGAAGACCTCGCCCGCCAGCAGGAAAAAGAGCTCCAGCTCTAG
- a CDS encoding redox-sensing transcriptional repressor Rex: MEDELRVISEASLRRLPRYLHFLKQLAGQGQTAVSCPQIAREFKLDPTQIRKDLAATGIAGRAKVGYDTAELIDAVEEFLGWKNVNDAFLAGAGSLGSALLGYAHFQDQGLNIVAVFDNDPDKIGREIHGREILPLEKLPELAQRMNVHIGVIAVPASAAQDVATLMVLGGVVAVWNFAPAPLDVPENVIVENAQLSTSLGVLTSKLKRAFQWSRRLGTSSHAHSDGPQI; the protein is encoded by the coding sequence ATGGAAGATGAACTGCGGGTCATTTCCGAGGCAAGCCTTCGGCGGCTGCCCCGGTATCTGCATTTCCTCAAGCAGCTTGCCGGCCAGGGCCAGACGGCCGTCTCGTGTCCGCAGATCGCCCGCGAGTTCAAGCTGGACCCGACGCAGATTCGAAAGGACCTGGCCGCCACGGGCATCGCCGGGCGGGCCAAGGTCGGTTACGACACCGCCGAACTGATCGACGCGGTGGAGGAGTTTCTCGGTTGGAAGAACGTCAACGACGCATTCCTGGCCGGGGCGGGCAGCCTCGGTTCGGCCCTTCTGGGCTATGCCCACTTTCAGGACCAGGGCCTGAACATCGTGGCCGTCTTCGACAACGATCCGGACAAGATCGGCCGGGAGATCCACGGCCGCGAGATCCTGCCCCTCGAGAAGCTGCCCGAACTGGCCCAGCGGATGAACGTGCACATCGGGGTGATCGCCGTGCCCGCCTCCGCCGCCCAGGACGTGGCCACGCTCATGGTGCTCGGCGGGGTCGTGGCGGTCTGGAACTTCGCGCCGGCCCCCCTCGACGTGCCCGAAAACGTCATCGTCGAGAACGCCCAGCTCTCGACCAGCCTCGGCGTCCTGACCAGCAAACTCAAACGTGCTTTTCAATGGTCCCGTAGATTAGGAACCTCAAGCCATGCACACTCGGATGGTCCGCAAATTTGA
- a CDS encoding NAD(P)H-dependent oxidoreductase subunit E, whose protein sequence is MHTRMVRKFEKVCEILDRHHRNPSKLIPILQEVQEEYRYLPEEVMTFVATSLNLPPARVFGVATFYAHFALAPKGKYVVRLCDGTACHVKGSIPILEALRAKLNVTEEDKTTPDMLFTLETVACLGACGLAPVVMINDQVHSRMTPETAVRLIDDILEREQSPASTKESVQ, encoded by the coding sequence ATGCACACTCGGATGGTCCGCAAATTTGAAAAAGTCTGTGAGATTCTCGACCGGCACCACCGTAACCCGTCGAAGCTCATCCCGATCCTCCAGGAGGTCCAGGAGGAGTACCGGTACCTGCCGGAAGAGGTCATGACCTTCGTCGCGACCTCGCTGAACCTGCCGCCGGCCCGGGTCTTCGGCGTGGCCACGTTCTACGCCCACTTCGCCCTGGCGCCCAAGGGCAAGTACGTGGTCCGCCTCTGCGACGGCACCGCGTGCCACGTCAAGGGTTCGATCCCGATCCTCGAAGCCCTGCGGGCCAAACTCAACGTCACCGAGGAAGACAAGACCACGCCGGACATGCTCTTTACCCTCGAAACGGTTGCCTGCCTGGGCGCCTGCGGGCTGGCCCCGGTGGTGATGATCAACGACCAGGTTCACAGCCGCATGACCCCGGAGACGGCGGTGCGGCTGATCGATGACATTCTCGAGCGCGAGCAGAGCCCCGCGTCCACCAAGGAGTCCGTACAATGA
- a CDS encoding 4Fe-4S binding protein: MRSQDASLPNAAGRLPHVDGRRVIVCSGTGCRANGSEAVYEAFCREVEATGLPVVMEFSAEKTHDGSVPVTRSGCQGICSQAPLVTILPDNILYMRVKPEDVAEIVGATLGEGKLVERLLYRRPDTDELCRGAKDIPFLNRQTHVVLREVGTLNPESLDEYIRHGGYAAARKAYTQMSPEEICAEISRSGLRGRGGGGFPTGRKWEAARQQPGPKKYVICNADEGDPGAFMNCSVMEGNPHSVIEGLMIAARAIGADEAYVYIRAEYPLAVRRMKRAVAEAREAGFLGNKVFDTEFNLHCELKEGAGAFVCGEETAMIASIEGERGMPRPKPPFPAQSGLWGKPTIINNVETLAQVVRIINDGADVFRKVGTQAAPGTKTFALTGHVANTGLIEVPFGTTLREVVFGIGGGVTDDAGNIDPDGFKAVQIGGPSGGCLTREHLDLPLDYDALRSVGAMVGSGGLVVMNRHTCMVSVARFFMDFTQRESCGKCVLCREGTKQMLSLLDDILEGRADETTLPLLQKLGAAVAKGSLCGLGKTAPNPVLSTLRYFRDEYEAHVFDKTCPAGRCPKLRKLRISAEKCKGCGACIRVCSVHAIRGEKKKPHQIDETLCIKCGACQAACKFDAVEVY; this comes from the coding sequence ATGCGCAGTCAAGATGCTTCCCTTCCCAACGCGGCCGGTCGTCTTCCCCATGTGGACGGACGGCGCGTGATCGTCTGTTCCGGCACCGGATGCCGGGCCAACGGCTCCGAGGCCGTCTACGAGGCCTTCTGCCGCGAGGTCGAGGCGACCGGGCTGCCGGTCGTCATGGAGTTCTCAGCCGAGAAGACGCACGACGGGTCGGTCCCGGTGACCCGCAGCGGATGCCAGGGCATCTGCTCGCAGGCCCCGCTGGTCACCATTCTGCCCGACAACATCCTCTACATGCGGGTCAAGCCCGAGGACGTGGCCGAGATCGTTGGCGCCACCCTCGGCGAGGGCAAGCTGGTCGAACGGCTGCTGTACCGCCGGCCCGACACCGACGAGCTGTGCCGCGGGGCCAAGGACATCCCGTTCCTCAACCGCCAGACCCACGTCGTGCTCCGCGAGGTCGGCACGCTCAACCCCGAAAGCCTCGACGAGTACATCCGCCACGGCGGCTACGCGGCGGCCCGAAAGGCCTACACGCAGATGTCGCCCGAGGAGATCTGCGCCGAGATCAGCCGCTCGGGCCTGCGCGGCCGGGGCGGCGGCGGATTTCCCACCGGCCGAAAGTGGGAGGCCGCCCGGCAGCAGCCCGGTCCCAAAAAGTACGTCATCTGCAACGCCGACGAGGGCGACCCCGGGGCGTTCATGAACTGCTCGGTGATGGAGGGCAATCCTCACAGCGTCATCGAGGGCCTGATGATCGCCGCCCGGGCCATCGGGGCCGACGAGGCCTACGTCTACATCCGGGCTGAGTACCCCCTGGCCGTCCGGCGGATGAAGCGGGCGGTGGCCGAGGCCCGCGAAGCCGGCTTCCTCGGCAACAAGGTTTTCGACACCGAATTCAACCTGCATTGCGAGTTGAAGGAAGGCGCCGGCGCCTTCGTCTGCGGCGAGGAGACCGCGATGATCGCCTCCATCGAGGGCGAGCGCGGCATGCCGCGGCCCAAGCCGCCGTTCCCCGCCCAGAGCGGGCTCTGGGGCAAACCCACCATCATCAACAACGTCGAAACCCTCGCCCAGGTCGTCCGAATCATCAACGACGGCGCGGACGTGTTCCGCAAGGTCGGCACCCAGGCCGCTCCCGGCACCAAGACCTTCGCCCTCACCGGCCACGTCGCCAACACCGGTCTGATCGAGGTCCCCTTCGGCACCACGCTTCGCGAGGTGGTCTTCGGCATCGGCGGCGGCGTCACCGACGACGCGGGCAACATCGATCCGGACGGTTTCAAGGCCGTCCAGATCGGCGGACCCTCCGGCGGCTGTCTGACCAGAGAGCATCTGGACCTGCCGCTGGACTACGACGCCCTCCGTTCGGTCGGGGCCATGGTCGGCTCCGGCGGCCTGGTCGTGATGAACCGCCACACCTGCATGGTCAGCGTGGCCCGGTTCTTCATGGACTTCACGCAGCGGGAATCGTGCGGCAAGTGCGTCCTGTGCCGCGAGGGCACCAAGCAGATGCTCTCGCTGCTGGACGACATCCTCGAAGGGCGGGCTGACGAGACCACGCTGCCCCTGCTCCAAAAGCTCGGCGCGGCGGTGGCCAAGGGCTCGCTGTGCGGCCTGGGCAAGACGGCGCCGAACCCGGTGCTCTCGACCCTCCGGTACTTCCGGGACGAGTACGAGGCCCACGTCTTCGACAAGACTTGTCCGGCCGGCCGGTGTCCCAAGCTCCGCAAGCTCCGGATCAGCGCGGAAAAGTGCAAGGGCTGTGGGGCCTGCATCCGCGTCTGCTCCGTCCACGCGATCCGCGGGGAAAAGAAAAAACCCCACCAGATCGACGAAACGCTCTGCATCAAGTGCGGCGCCTGCCAGGCCGCCTGCAAGTTTGACGCCGTGGAGGTGTACTAG
- a CDS encoding 4Fe-4S binding protein gives MTKSATVTIDGREFPINGERNLLEVIRKAGIEIPTFCYHSDLSVYGACRLCLVEVEGRGLVASCSTPAEPGLRVRTNTPEIREIRTIAVELLLANHDSSCPTCAKSNSCQLQALARRLGIEKVRFKPARRPASVDRSSPSLVRDPNKCVLCGDCVRVCSEIQGIGAIDFAFRGHSVSVLPAFGKNLDKVECVYCGQCAAVCPTGAITPRSEVEDVWRAIDNPAKKVVAQIAPAVRVALGEAFGLAAGSVTTGLLTAALKAMGFDRVYDTCFTADLTVIEEGSEFIRRATTGGAMPQFTSCCPGWVKFAEQYYPDLLENLSSCRSPQQMFGALAKDMLPKDLGVEPKDLIIVSIMPCTAKKFEAKRPEFTVAGVPQVDHVLTTQEVARMIQQYGVRFNELKPESLDLPLGFKTGAGVIFGASGGVTEAVLRFAAEQLGETQPDAVEFLEVRGEKGLREAEYTLGGKTIRLAVVHGLANARKVAEEIRAGNCQYDLIEVMACPGGCIGGAGQPVALDSQTRRKRTEGLYETDKMLQLHKSQDNPYVKKCYEQHLGQVGGEKAHHLLHTHYQNRRRISGEDLALLNGGREKKLQVSVCVGTSCYLRGSQDLLHALIRHIEERGLHDRVDVQATFCFERCGRGPTVRIGEQIIEKCRFDHACQALDAELAAAGGGGS, from the coding sequence ATGACCAAATCCGCCACCGTAACCATTGACGGCCGCGAATTCCCGATCAACGGCGAGCGCAACCTGCTCGAGGTGATCCGCAAGGCCGGCATCGAGATTCCCACGTTCTGTTACCATTCGGACCTGAGCGTCTACGGGGCCTGCCGGCTCTGCCTGGTCGAGGTCGAGGGCCGGGGCCTGGTGGCCTCGTGCTCGACGCCCGCCGAACCGGGCTTGCGCGTCCGGACCAACACGCCGGAGATCCGCGAGATTCGCACCATTGCCGTCGAGCTGCTCCTGGCCAACCACGATTCGAGCTGCCCGACCTGCGCCAAGAGCAACTCGTGCCAGCTCCAGGCCCTCGCCCGGCGGCTGGGCATCGAGAAGGTGCGGTTCAAACCCGCGCGGCGTCCGGCGTCGGTCGACCGCTCGTCGCCGTCGCTGGTCCGCGACCCGAACAAGTGCGTCCTGTGCGGCGACTGCGTGCGGGTCTGCAGCGAAATTCAGGGCATCGGGGCGATCGACTTCGCCTTCCGCGGCCACTCGGTGTCCGTGCTGCCCGCCTTCGGCAAGAACCTCGACAAGGTCGAGTGCGTCTACTGCGGCCAGTGCGCCGCGGTCTGCCCGACCGGGGCCATCACGCCGCGGTCCGAAGTTGAGGACGTTTGGAGGGCCATCGACAACCCGGCCAAGAAGGTGGTCGCCCAGATCGCCCCGGCCGTGCGGGTCGCCCTCGGCGAGGCCTTCGGCCTGGCCGCCGGTTCGGTGACCACCGGCCTGCTGACCGCGGCCCTCAAGGCGATGGGCTTCGACCGCGTCTACGATACGTGCTTTACCGCCGACCTGACGGTCATCGAGGAAGGCAGCGAGTTCATCCGCCGCGCCACCACCGGCGGGGCGATGCCGCAGTTCACCTCGTGCTGCCCCGGATGGGTCAAGTTCGCCGAACAGTACTACCCCGACCTGCTCGAGAACCTCTCCTCCTGCCGGTCGCCGCAGCAGATGTTCGGCGCGCTGGCCAAGGACATGCTGCCCAAGGACCTCGGCGTCGAGCCCAAGGACCTGATCATCGTCTCGATCATGCCGTGCACGGCCAAGAAGTTCGAGGCCAAGCGGCCCGAATTCACCGTCGCCGGCGTGCCGCAGGTCGATCACGTCCTGACCACGCAGGAGGTCGCCCGCATGATCCAGCAGTACGGCGTGCGGTTCAACGAGCTCAAGCCCGAGTCGCTCGACCTGCCGCTGGGCTTCAAGACCGGGGCCGGCGTGATCTTCGGCGCCTCCGGCGGCGTGACCGAAGCCGTCCTGCGGTTCGCCGCGGAGCAGCTCGGCGAAACCCAGCCCGACGCGGTCGAATTCCTCGAAGTCCGCGGCGAGAAGGGCCTTCGCGAAGCCGAATACACCCTCGGCGGCAAGACCATCCGCCTGGCCGTCGTCCACGGCCTGGCCAACGCCCGCAAGGTCGCCGAGGAAATCCGTGCCGGCAACTGCCAGTACGACCTGATCGAGGTCATGGCCTGTCCCGGCGGGTGCATCGGCGGGGCCGGTCAGCCCGTCGCACTCGATTCGCAGACAAGGCGTAAACGGACCGAAGGTCTTTACGAGACCGACAAGATGCTCCAGCTCCATAAGTCCCAGGACAACCCGTACGTCAAGAAGTGCTACGAACAGCACCTCGGGCAGGTCGGCGGCGAGAAGGCCCACCACCTGCTCCATACCCACTACCAGAACCGCCGGCGCATCAGCGGCGAGGACCTGGCCCTGCTCAACGGCGGCCGCGAAAAGAAACTCCAGGTCAGCGTCTGCGTCGGCACCAGTTGCTACCTCCGCGGCTCGCAGGACCTGCTGCACGCCCTGATCCGCCACATCGAGGAACGCGGCCTCCACGACCGCGTGGACGTCCAGGCCACCTTCTGCTTCGAGCGCTGCGGGCGCGGGCCCACCGTCCGGATCGGCGAGCAGATCATCGAGAAGTGCCGGTTCGATCACGCCTGTCAGGCCCTCGATGCGGAATTGGCCGCCGCCGGCGGCGGAGGATCGTAA